The Dama dama isolate Ldn47 chromosome 3, ASM3311817v1, whole genome shotgun sequence genome has a segment encoding these proteins:
- the LOC133043007 gene encoding olfactory receptor 8S1-like, translated as MEAGNTTRVTVFVLQGLSNNPHIQVVLFVIFLVIYLLILTVNLLMLLVIRTDSHLHTPMYFFLSHLSFLDAFYASIIVPKLLKNLLSKWKTISFLECFIQIFFVIFLGATETCLLSVMAYDRFQAVCHPLLYVVTMNKKMCAGLVGASWAIGMGTGLLNTILLAQQNFCGPNLIRSFACELPPVLLLPCSDPYVSVFSILTTMVVLGLGTFVILVGSYTRIILTALGMNSATGWNKIFSTCSCHFLVVIIFYGSGISRYMTPASGSALEQVLSMQYSVVTPLLNPLIYSLKNQEVKAALRRRLSRKPRLIF; from the exons ATGGAAGCTGGCAACACAACCAGAGTCACTGTGTTTGTTCTCCAAGGACTATCCAACAACCCTCACATCCAGGTAGTACTATTTGTAATATTCCTGGTGATTTACCTTCTCATCCTCACAGTGAacctgctgatgctgctggtgatCAGGACTGattcccacctccacacccccatgtacttcttcctcagtcACCTCTCCTTCTTGGATGCTTTCTATGCCTCAATCATTGTGCCTAAGCTGCTGAAGAACCTGCTTTCCAAGTGGAAGACTATATCCTTCCTTGAATGTTTCATCCAGATCTTCTTCGTTATATTTCTTGGGGCCACTGAAACTTGCCTCCTTTCagtcatggcctatgaccggttCCAGGCTGTGTGCCACCCGCTGCTGTATGTGGTGACTATGAACAAGAAGATGTGTGCTGGCCTGGTGGGAGCCTCCTGGGCCATAGGAATGGGGACTGGCCTACTTAACACCATCCTCCTAGCTCAGCAGAACTTCTGTGGCCCCAACCTCATCCGCAGTTTTGCCTGTGAGCTTCCCCCAGTGCTCCTATTGCCCTGTTCTGATCCCTATGTTagtgtgttctccatcctgaccaCCATGGTGGTCCTGGGCCTTGGCACCTTTGTCATACTGGTGGGTTCTTACACCCGTATTATCCTGACAGCCCTGGGAATGAACTCTGCCACAGGTTGGAACAAGATCTTCTCTACCTGCTCATGCCATTTTCTTGTGGTCATCATCTTTTATGGTTCTGGAATTTCCAG GTACATGACTCCAGCTTCTGGCTCAGCCCTGGAGCAAGTGCTATCCATGCAGTACAGTGTGGTGACCCCACTACTGAACCCACTTATCTACAGTTTGAAGAACCAGGAGGTGAAGGCAGCTCTGAGGAGGAGGTTGTCCAGGAAACCCAGGCTCATCTTCTAA